A region from the Stutzerimonas stutzeri genome encodes:
- a CDS encoding ammonium transporter, protein MENPSSAVEVLVHGANTLFLLMGAVMVLAMHAGFAFLEVGTVRLKNQVNALSKIIADFAVSTLAYFFIGYWVAYGVTFMHPADQLVVENGYSLVKFFFLLTFAAAIPAIISGGIAERARFGPQLCATLLIVAFVYPFFEGLMWNGNFGLQAWLQTRFGALFHDFAGSVVVHGMGGWLALGAVTLLGRRNGRYRDGRVVAFAPSNIPFLALGSWILIVGWFGFNVMSAQTLEGVSGLVAINSLMAMVGGTAAAWVVGRNDPGFLHNGPLAGLVAVCAGSDVMHPVGALVTGVMAGALFVWTFTAAQNKWKIDDVLGVWPLHGLCGVWGGLACGIFGQQAAGGLGGVSLFSQLVGSALGVLIALAGGLLVYGLLKGSVGIRLSQEDEFNGADLSIHRIGALSND, encoded by the coding sequence ATGGAAAATCCGAGTAGTGCGGTAGAAGTATTGGTGCATGGTGCCAACACGCTGTTCCTCCTGATGGGCGCGGTGATGGTGCTGGCGATGCACGCGGGGTTCGCCTTTCTCGAAGTCGGTACGGTACGCCTGAAGAACCAGGTCAACGCGCTGTCGAAGATCATTGCTGACTTCGCCGTGTCGACACTGGCGTACTTTTTCATCGGCTACTGGGTCGCCTACGGGGTGACCTTCATGCATCCGGCCGACCAGTTGGTCGTCGAGAACGGCTACTCGCTGGTGAAATTCTTCTTTTTGCTGACCTTTGCCGCGGCGATACCCGCAATCATCTCGGGAGGGATCGCCGAGCGCGCGCGTTTCGGCCCTCAGCTGTGCGCGACGCTGCTGATCGTTGCCTTCGTTTATCCGTTCTTCGAAGGCCTGATGTGGAACGGCAATTTCGGTCTGCAAGCCTGGCTGCAAACACGTTTCGGTGCCCTGTTCCATGACTTCGCCGGATCGGTGGTGGTGCATGGCATGGGTGGGTGGCTGGCGCTTGGCGCGGTCACGCTGCTGGGGCGGCGCAACGGCCGCTACCGCGACGGAAGGGTGGTGGCATTCGCGCCTTCGAACATTCCGTTTCTGGCGTTGGGGTCGTGGATCCTGATCGTCGGCTGGTTCGGCTTCAACGTCATGAGCGCCCAGACGCTCGAGGGCGTCAGCGGGCTGGTGGCGATCAACTCCCTGATGGCCATGGTGGGCGGTACGGCCGCGGCCTGGGTCGTCGGGCGCAACGATCCGGGCTTTCTGCACAACGGACCGTTGGCGGGGTTGGTGGCGGTGTGTGCCGGCTCCGACGTGATGCATCCGGTTGGTGCTCTGGTGACCGGCGTGATGGCTGGCGCCCTGTTTGTCTGGACTTTCACCGCGGCGCAGAACAAGTGGAAGATCGACGATGTGCTCGGGGTGTGGCCATTGCACGGCCTCTGTGGTGTCTGGGGCGGCCTGGCTTGTGGCATCTTCGGTCAGCAGGCAGCGGGCGGTCTTGGCGGCGTCAGCCTGTTCAGCCAGCTGGTTGGCTCGGCGCTTGGCGTGCTCATTGCCCTGGCGGGAGGATTGCTGGTTTACGGCCTGCTCAAGGGGAGCGTAGGCATCCGGCTGAGCCAGGAAGATGAGTTCAACGGGGCGGATCTCTCCATCCACCGGATCGGTGCGCTGAGCAACGACTGA
- the dgt gene encoding dGTPase, translating to MPRPVNFKDKISRQRRHGRAEPGSKASEGDLALVIDQFESDRGRIINSAAVRRLQQKTQVFPLERNAAVRSRLTHSLEVQQTGRFIVRTLYKQLGARASEFGLDGLEGALESLVEMTCLMHDIGNPPFGHFGEFAIGEWFGDNLESLFEVAVPVGQGDAALRQRMLADLKQFEGNAQAIRLVVSLLRLNLTYTQTAGLLKYVRAAYAAKPVKGTPGAYLYKKPGFYLSEEPFINDLRAALDLQPGTRHPVAYIMEAADDIAYCLADIEDSVEKGIFTIEQLSQLLLAKFAEHGSPEEPIAATGRSFRSMVAYAESRAQKEPINKVGEFFIWLRVNLVHPLVQHAAQQFIENIEAVYHGTLDRALLEDASLCNAIVQTFKDVAMDRVFCHREVETLQLQGYRILKGLLDAYAPLLRVAPATFQALTEGRCRSEPYLQMLARRLPSQLIKAYDEAMKAHAEDAPDWPLWEFYYRCRLLLDFVSSMTDQLAQDEYRILSAL from the coding sequence ATGCCCCGGCCAGTCAATTTCAAGGACAAGATTTCCCGCCAGCGGCGCCATGGTCGTGCGGAGCCGGGGTCGAAGGCATCCGAGGGTGACCTGGCGCTGGTCATCGATCAATTCGAAAGCGATCGCGGCCGCATTATCAACTCGGCCGCGGTGCGTCGCTTGCAACAGAAGACGCAGGTGTTCCCGCTGGAGCGCAATGCCGCGGTTCGTAGCCGCCTGACGCATTCTCTGGAGGTGCAGCAAACCGGGCGCTTCATCGTCCGCACGCTGTACAAGCAGCTCGGCGCCAGGGCCAGCGAATTCGGGCTCGACGGGCTGGAGGGCGCGCTGGAAAGCCTGGTGGAAATGACCTGCTTGATGCACGACATCGGCAACCCGCCATTCGGCCATTTTGGTGAATTCGCCATTGGGGAATGGTTCGGCGACAACCTGGAGTCGTTGTTCGAGGTTGCCGTACCGGTTGGGCAGGGCGATGCGGCGCTACGCCAGCGCATGCTCGCCGATCTCAAGCAGTTCGAAGGCAATGCCCAGGCGATTCGGCTGGTGGTCAGCCTGTTGCGACTGAACCTGACCTATACCCAGACGGCCGGCCTGCTCAAGTATGTCCGTGCGGCCTATGCGGCAAAGCCCGTCAAGGGGACGCCGGGTGCTTATCTGTATAAGAAGCCGGGTTTCTATCTGTCTGAGGAGCCTTTCATCAACGATCTGCGAGCCGCGCTGGACCTGCAGCCCGGCACCCGTCATCCGGTCGCCTACATCATGGAAGCAGCAGATGACATCGCCTATTGTCTGGCCGACATCGAGGATTCGGTAGAGAAGGGCATCTTCACCATCGAGCAACTGTCGCAACTGCTGCTGGCCAAGTTCGCCGAGCATGGCTCGCCGGAGGAGCCGATCGCGGCTACCGGTCGCAGCTTCCGCAGCATGGTGGCCTATGCCGAATCGCGTGCGCAGAAGGAGCCGATCAACAAGGTCGGCGAGTTCTTCATCTGGCTGCGGGTGAACCTGGTCCACCCACTGGTGCAGCACGCGGCCCAGCAGTTCATCGAGAACATCGAGGCGGTGTACCACGGCACCCTGGATCGGGCGTTGCTCGAAGATGCAAGCCTGTGCAATGCCATCGTCCAGACGTTCAAGGACGTTGCGATGGATCGGGTCTTCTGCCATCGCGAGGTGGAGACGCTGCAGTTGCAGGGTTATCGCATTCTCAAGGGCCTGCTCGATGCCTATGCACCCTTGCTGCGTGTGGCCCCGGCCACTTTCCAGGCGCTGACCGAGGGCAGGTGTCGCAGCGAACCCTACCTGCAGATGCTGGCCCGGCGGTTACCCAGCCAGTTGATCAAGGCCTACGACGAGGCGATGAAAGCGCATGCCGAAGACGCACCCGACTGGCCGCTTTGGGAGTTCTATTACCGCTGCCGGTTGCTGCTCGACTTCGTCAGCAGCATGACCGATCAACTGGCGCAGGACGAGTACCGCATCCTTTCCGCCCTGTAG
- a CDS encoding MOSC domain-containing protein yields the protein MHEETNRQWPVEGPFLREQLSRLPGTEKSTGIDKRLAQRPVWLDKEGLRGDRVADRRFHGGPDRSLCHYPAEHYRHWRSLYPHLQIGPGALGENLSTEGLREHQVCIGDRFRWGEALIEVSQPRSPCINLDRRHDARGLARQLARSGRTGWLYRTLEPGEVAIAAPLCLVDRPHPSVSVAHVWRSFIDETTADSGLAQLVELEPLALEYRKRFRQRLDSRRRQLDQQSLF from the coding sequence ATGCATGAAGAAACGAACAGGCAATGGCCGGTTGAGGGGCCTTTTCTGCGCGAGCAACTGTCACGCCTGCCCGGCACAGAGAAATCCACCGGCATCGACAAGCGGCTGGCGCAGCGGCCTGTCTGGCTCGATAAAGAAGGTCTGCGCGGTGACCGGGTGGCGGATCGACGCTTTCATGGCGGGCCGGATCGCAGCCTCTGCCACTACCCGGCTGAACACTACAGGCATTGGCGCAGCCTCTATCCGCACCTGCAGATCGGCCCCGGCGCGCTCGGCGAGAACCTCTCAACCGAAGGTCTTCGCGAGCATCAGGTGTGTATCGGCGACCGCTTTCGCTGGGGCGAAGCATTGATCGAGGTGAGCCAGCCGCGTTCGCCATGCATCAATCTCGATCGTCGCCATGATGCCCGCGGTCTGGCACGTCAGCTGGCCAGGAGCGGCAGGACCGGCTGGCTTTACCGCACCCTGGAACCCGGCGAGGTCGCCATCGCTGCCCCGCTCTGCCTGGTCGACCGTCCACATCCGTCCGTCAGCGTCGCGCATGTCTGGCGCAGCTTCATCGACGAAACGACTGCCGACAGCGGGCTGGCCCAGCTCGTCGAGCTCGAGCCGCTGGCGCTGGAATATCGCAAACGCTTCCGCCAGCGCCTGGACTCGAGGCGCCGTCAGCTGGATCAGCAATCATTGTTCTGA
- a CDS encoding EamA family transporter, with protein MSPKDLLLALVVIIVWGMNFVVIKVGLDDIPPMLLGCLRFLLAAFPAIFFIKRPQLPLRWLLAYGTTISLGQFAFLFSAMKAGMPAGLASLVLQSQAFFTLFFAALLLGERLRATNLIGLLIAAGGLLLIGLQGDRSMTLAGFVLTICAASMWALGNIVTRKVGKVNLVGLVVWGSLIPPIPFFVLSWLLEGPQLIASALQGIGLNSILVLVYLAFGATILGYGLWSRLLSRYPANTVAPFSLLVPVVGLTSAALLLDEHLGLLQAIGALLVMLGLIVNVGGGWLAGRLRTAFGGSPA; from the coding sequence ATGTCGCCAAAGGACCTGTTGCTGGCCTTGGTCGTGATCATTGTCTGGGGCATGAACTTCGTCGTCATCAAGGTGGGGCTGGACGATATCCCGCCCATGCTGCTGGGCTGCCTGCGCTTCCTGCTTGCGGCGTTTCCCGCCATTTTCTTCATCAAGCGCCCGCAACTGCCGCTGCGCTGGTTGCTGGCCTATGGCACGACCATCTCGCTGGGGCAGTTCGCGTTCCTGTTCTCCGCGATGAAGGCCGGCATGCCGGCCGGGCTGGCTTCGCTGGTGCTGCAATCCCAGGCGTTTTTCACCCTGTTCTTCGCAGCGCTGCTGCTCGGTGAGCGATTGCGGGCGACCAATCTGATCGGACTGTTGATTGCAGCCGGCGGACTGTTGCTGATTGGTCTGCAGGGCGATCGCAGCATGACGCTGGCCGGCTTCGTGCTGACCATTTGCGCGGCGTCGATGTGGGCGCTGGGCAACATTGTCACGCGCAAGGTCGGCAAGGTGAATCTGGTTGGGCTGGTTGTGTGGGGCAGCCTGATTCCGCCGATTCCGTTCTTCGTTCTGTCCTGGCTGCTGGAAGGGCCGCAGCTGATCGCAAGTGCGCTACAGGGAATTGGTCTGAACTCGATCTTGGTGCTGGTGTACCTGGCGTTCGGGGCGACCATCCTTGGCTACGGATTGTGGAGCCGACTGCTGTCGCGCTACCCAGCCAATACCGTGGCGCCGTTCTCGCTGCTGGTGCCGGTTGTCGGGCTGACCTCGGCTGCGTTGTTGCTGGACGAGCATCTGGGCCTGTTGCAGGCCATCGGGGCGCTGCTGGTGATGCTGGGACTGATCGTCAACGTGGGCGGGGGCTGGCTGGCCGGTCGCTTGCGTACAGCATTCGGTGGCTCACCGGCGTGA
- a CDS encoding YebC/PmpR family DNA-binding transcriptional regulator — MGAQWKAKHKEAAANAKGRTFGKLSKEIMIAARSGADPDMNPRLRLVVEQAKKASMPRETLERAIKKGAGLLGESVNYERTTYEGFAPHQVPLIVECLTDNVNRTVAEIRMLFRKGQLGASGSVAWDFDHCGLIEASPTAADADPELAAIEAGAQDFEPAEDGATLFISDVTDLDTVCRALPEQGFAVQSAQLGYRPKNPVTTLTEAQLEEVEAFLAAIDAHDDVQNVYVGLAG; from the coding sequence ATGGGCGCACAGTGGAAAGCGAAACATAAGGAAGCGGCTGCCAACGCGAAGGGACGCACCTTCGGCAAGCTGTCGAAGGAAATCATGATCGCCGCTCGCAGTGGCGCCGACCCGGACATGAACCCTCGCCTGCGGCTGGTGGTTGAACAGGCCAAGAAGGCCTCGATGCCTCGCGAGACCCTGGAGCGCGCCATCAAGAAAGGCGCCGGTCTGCTGGGTGAGAGCGTCAACTACGAGCGCACCACCTACGAGGGTTTCGCGCCGCACCAGGTGCCGCTGATCGTCGAGTGCCTGACCGATAACGTCAACCGCACCGTGGCAGAGATACGGATGCTGTTCCGCAAGGGCCAGCTCGGCGCATCCGGCTCGGTGGCCTGGGACTTCGATCACTGTGGCCTGATCGAAGCGTCGCCAACCGCCGCTGATGCCGACCCCGAACTGGCCGCTATCGAAGCCGGCGCACAGGACTTCGAGCCGGCCGAGGACGGCGCGACACTGTTCATCAGTGACGTGACGGACCTGGACACGGTCTGCCGTGCCCTGCCTGAACAGGGGTTTGCCGTGCAGTCGGCGCAACTGGGCTATCGTCCGAAGAACCCGGTCACCACCCTGACCGAGGCGCAACTCGAGGAAGTCGAGGCGTTTCTTGCAGCTATCGACGCCCACGACGACGTGCAGAATGTCTATGTCGGCCTGGCTGGCTGA
- a CDS encoding YajD family HNH nuclease — MSNKPNTPYAQREQGYREKALKMYPWVCGRCAREFSGKRLSELTVHHKDHNHDNNPEDGSNWELLCLYCHDNEHARYTDNQYYAEAKPGSDLGPKETFKAFANLSDLLKGKQD, encoded by the coding sequence ATGAGCAACAAACCGAACACGCCCTACGCCCAGCGCGAGCAGGGCTATCGCGAAAAGGCGTTGAAGATGTACCCCTGGGTCTGCGGGCGCTGTGCCCGGGAGTTCTCGGGCAAGCGGTTGAGCGAGCTGACGGTCCATCACAAGGACCACAACCACGATAACAACCCGGAAGACGGCTCCAATTGGGAGCTGCTGTGCCTGTATTGCCACGATAACGAACACGCGCGCTATACCGACAACCAGTACTATGCCGAAGCCAAGCCTGGCAGCGATCTGGGTCCCAAAGAAACCTTCAAGGCCTTCGCCAACCTGAGTGACCTGCTCAAGGGCAAGCAGGACTGA
- a CDS encoding universal stress protein — MRNILLAYDGSDNAKRALQYIIDFAAEAPKPPQVHVLNVQQEPVLYGEFVTSDTVEELNRSFLEKSKRTLAEAATALQTAGIAHETHAILGNVAQQVNDAVQRLGCDTVVMGTRGMGSFSGMLMGSVANRVVHEVSVPVLLVK; from the coding sequence ATGCGCAATATTCTTCTAGCTTATGACGGTTCGGACAACGCCAAACGAGCCCTTCAGTACATCATCGATTTTGCCGCCGAAGCGCCGAAACCGCCTCAGGTGCACGTGCTCAATGTGCAGCAAGAGCCCGTACTCTATGGCGAATTCGTCACCTCGGACACGGTCGAGGAACTGAACAGGAGCTTTCTCGAAAAATCCAAACGCACCCTGGCAGAAGCCGCTACGGCGTTGCAGACGGCCGGCATTGCGCACGAGACCCACGCCATCCTGGGCAACGTGGCCCAGCAGGTGAACGATGCGGTTCAGCGCCTGGGTTGCGACACCGTGGTAATGGGCACCCGCGGCATGGGCAGTTTTAGCGGCATGCTGATGGGGTCGGTCGCCAACCGTGTCGTGCACGAGGTCTCGGTACCGGTACTGCTGGTGAAGTAA